One stretch of Rhodohalobacter mucosus DNA includes these proteins:
- a CDS encoding SLC13 family permease: METEIIIVLTIMSFTIFMLVTEIVRIDVTALITMLALSWSGILTTGEALAGFSSNAVVAMIAVMILGEGVARTGMMSRFSKWLLKRVGKKKSSVLGSLSLSVGTLSGVIQNIGAAALFLPSIMDIARRIKVSASVLIMPIGFAAIIGGTLTMVGSGHLILTNDLLANAGLDPYGLFAVTPVGVALLVAAILFFVLLGKYFLPQGSSEGAVDKTEQEKIMDAFSLKKDIRYFRVEPISALAEKTIEESGIWSRHGVNILALRDANETKYGPWRETVLQPGDIMALYGDTEKLNRYVQENNLTETHDETIFEGIDDPEEAGFVEVIVPPSSDLVGQSIREFSLRRRYAVEPIMLFSEGERVEDDFSDHKIRGGDTFIIYGPWRNIKELQNTDPFVVATTVTADVKDRSKTWQAAGSFLLAIGLAMSGFSISIAFLTGAVAMVLLNVLSIQEAYKSIEWKVVFLLVGLIPLGTAMQNSGTAQFLAENVMSLIEGSSLLVLLFTVAILSTGFSLVMSNVGAVVVLAPLVVGIGTIAGVDPRPLVLLAAVNAGNSFVLPTHQVNALMMSAGGYKTKDYFRAGGGMTLVFLVVSVLFFYYTFF; this comes from the coding sequence ATGGAAACAGAAATTATCATCGTACTCACCATCATGAGTTTTACCATCTTTATGCTGGTGACAGAAATTGTACGAATCGATGTCACGGCCCTGATAACGATGCTTGCACTTAGCTGGTCGGGAATATTAACCACCGGAGAGGCGCTGGCCGGTTTTTCGAGCAATGCAGTGGTGGCGATGATTGCAGTAATGATATTGGGTGAAGGTGTGGCCCGAACCGGGATGATGTCGCGTTTTTCAAAATGGCTGCTGAAAAGGGTTGGGAAGAAAAAATCGTCGGTCCTGGGATCACTATCCCTTTCAGTGGGTACGCTTTCCGGGGTGATTCAGAACATTGGTGCTGCAGCGCTGTTTCTTCCCAGTATTATGGATATTGCACGCCGCATCAAAGTGTCGGCATCCGTTTTGATCATGCCGATTGGCTTTGCAGCCATTATCGGGGGTACACTGACCATGGTTGGTTCCGGCCATCTTATTCTGACAAACGATTTGCTTGCAAATGCAGGTCTTGACCCCTACGGCCTTTTTGCTGTAACTCCGGTGGGCGTGGCACTGCTGGTTGCCGCTATCCTGTTCTTCGTACTTCTTGGAAAATACTTCTTGCCGCAGGGTTCATCCGAGGGTGCAGTGGATAAAACCGAGCAGGAAAAAATCATGGACGCATTCAGCCTGAAAAAAGATATTCGCTATTTCAGGGTGGAGCCGATCTCAGCATTGGCAGAAAAGACAATTGAGGAGAGCGGAATCTGGAGCCGGCACGGAGTGAATATTCTGGCGCTGAGAGATGCAAATGAAACAAAATATGGTCCGTGGAGAGAGACGGTTCTTCAACCCGGAGATATCATGGCTTTGTATGGCGATACAGAGAAACTGAACCGTTACGTGCAGGAGAACAACCTCACAGAGACACATGATGAAACTATTTTTGAAGGTATTGATGATCCTGAAGAGGCCGGTTTTGTAGAGGTGATTGTACCTCCAAGCTCGGATCTTGTGGGACAATCCATCCGTGAGTTTTCCCTGAGAAGGCGATATGCGGTAGAACCGATCATGCTCTTCAGCGAAGGGGAGCGGGTTGAAGACGATTTTTCTGATCACAAAATCAGGGGCGGTGATACATTTATCATTTATGGCCCCTGGAGAAACATCAAAGAACTGCAAAATACCGATCCGTTTGTGGTGGCAACAACGGTAACTGCAGATGTGAAGGACCGGTCTAAAACATGGCAGGCCGCGGGCAGCTTTTTGCTTGCGATCGGGCTGGCCATGAGCGGATTTTCGATCTCCATTGCATTTTTGACCGGCGCCGTTGCGATGGTGCTCCTGAACGTGCTCTCCATCCAGGAAGCCTATAAGTCGATCGAGTGGAAAGTGGTTTTTCTGCTTGTAGGATTGATACCGTTGGGAACCGCAATGCAGAACAGCGGTACAGCGCAATTTCTGGCCGAAAACGTGATGAGTTTAATAGAGGGCAGCAGCCTTCTGGTACTGCTGTTTACCGTAGCCATTTTATCAACCGGATTTTCACTGGTGATGTCGAATGTGGGAGCGGTTGTGGTTCTGGCACCGCTGGTGGTTGGTATAGGCACCATTGCGGGCGTGGATCCGCGTCCGCTCGTGCTGCTCGCCGCAGTGAATGCGGGGAACTCATTTGTACTGCCAACCCATCAGGTGAACGCTTTGATGATGTCGGCCGGCGGATACAAGACAAAGGACTATTTCAGGGCGGGAGGGGGCATGACCCTCGTATTTCTGGTGGTTTCCGTCCTTTTCTTCTACTACACGTTCTTTTAA
- a CDS encoding SulP family inorganic anion transporter — translation MEKLGRFLPIVDTLRSYDREKLSGDLSAGITVAIMLVPQGMAYAILAGMPPVYGLYASIVPLLIYAIFGTSRQLAVGPVAMVSLLVVAGVGELADPGSDRFIHLAIMAALGVGLVQFLMGVFRMGFLVNFLSHPVLSGFTSAAALIIGASQIKNLLGLDLPRTKQVFEILSGTIQNASEISIYTALIGFSSIIILILLKRWKKTFPSALVVVVIGTAVTALLGLSNNGVDIVGTVPIGLPSFEIPGLSSSDFTSLISIILVISLVSYMESIAVAKAIANKKGYKVDANQELIALGGANLGGAFFQSFPVTGGFSRTAVNDQAGANTTLASMITAVLIGLTVIFLTPLFYYLPNAVLAAIIMVAVAGLFDFKEMKNLWKTDKRDLAMLLTTFISTLALGIEEGIAVGVVLSLILVIYSTTRPHSAELGRLGDTKTYRNIERYTKANVDDEILIYRYDSSLYFANVEHFQETLNQRMDRHGDSLKLIILDASAINTIDSTGIHALEETISNVREKGVKFFIAGAIGPVRDKLKKSGIQEVMGEQNFFFDVDDAVSFYKEKDKQFRRKFSPLQTNI, via the coding sequence ATGGAGAAGCTCGGCCGTTTTTTGCCGATCGTGGATACACTGCGCTCTTATGACCGTGAGAAATTATCCGGCGACCTTTCTGCCGGTATCACGGTTGCGATCATGCTTGTGCCCCAGGGTATGGCCTACGCTATCCTCGCCGGCATGCCACCCGTTTACGGATTGTACGCGTCCATTGTGCCGCTGTTGATTTATGCCATATTTGGCACATCCAGGCAGCTTGCAGTTGGTCCCGTAGCCATGGTCTCCCTTCTGGTGGTTGCGGGAGTGGGGGAGCTGGCAGATCCCGGAAGCGACCGGTTTATACATCTGGCTATTATGGCCGCTTTGGGTGTAGGGCTGGTTCAGTTTCTGATGGGAGTATTCAGGATGGGATTCCTGGTCAATTTCCTGTCTCACCCGGTTCTTTCAGGATTTACATCTGCAGCTGCGCTGATCATCGGTGCAAGCCAGATAAAAAATCTTCTGGGGCTTGACCTGCCCAGAACAAAACAGGTGTTTGAAATACTTTCGGGCACCATTCAGAATGCGTCCGAGATCAGTATCTATACGGCACTCATCGGTTTTAGCTCCATCATCATCCTGATTCTTCTGAAACGATGGAAAAAAACGTTTCCATCTGCGCTTGTGGTGGTTGTAATCGGAACAGCAGTCACCGCACTGCTGGGCCTCAGCAATAACGGAGTGGATATTGTGGGCACGGTTCCCATCGGTCTTCCATCCTTTGAAATTCCAGGATTGAGCAGTTCCGACTTCACCAGTCTCATATCAATCATTCTGGTGATCTCCCTGGTCAGTTATATGGAATCAATCGCGGTTGCCAAAGCCATTGCCAATAAAAAAGGGTATAAGGTGGACGCGAATCAGGAACTGATCGCATTGGGTGGGGCCAATCTGGGCGGTGCTTTTTTTCAGTCATTTCCCGTAACCGGAGGGTTTTCGCGTACTGCCGTCAACGATCAGGCCGGTGCAAATACAACGCTGGCTTCCATGATCACGGCTGTTTTGATCGGACTCACCGTTATATTTTTGACACCCCTCTTCTACTACCTGCCGAATGCGGTTCTGGCGGCCATCATTATGGTGGCGGTTGCGGGTTTGTTTGATTTTAAGGAGATGAAAAACCTTTGGAAAACCGATAAGCGGGATCTGGCGATGCTTCTTACCACATTCATATCCACGCTTGCCCTTGGGATTGAAGAGGGGATTGCGGTTGGGGTTGTACTCTCCCTGATACTGGTTATCTACAGCACAACCAGGCCTCACAGTGCAGAACTTGGCCGCCTGGGAGATACAAAGACATACCGGAATATTGAGCGGTACACAAAAGCCAATGTAGACGACGAAATCCTGATTTATCGCTACGACTCCTCACTCTACTTTGCAAATGTAGAGCATTTTCAGGAAACACTGAATCAAAGAATGGATCGTCACGGCGACAGCCTGAAGCTGATTATTCTGGATGCGTCTGCAATCAACACAATCGATTCAACGGGTATCCATGCGCTGGAGGAGACGATCAGCAATGTGAGGGAAAAAGGTGTGAAGTTTTTTATTGCGGGAGCCATTGGACCGGTTCGTGATAAGCTGAAAAAATCAGGCATTCAGGAGGTAATGGGGGAACAGAATTTCTTCTTTGACGTGGATGACGCGGTTTCATTTTACAAAGAGAAAGACAAACAGTTCCGGCGAAAATTTTCTCCTCTACAGACCAATATTTAA
- a CDS encoding MBL fold metallo-hydrolase: MYFKQFFDDKLAQYAYMVGCQANGTAVVIDPMRDIDQYIDHAADQGLTIVAAADTHIHADYISGLREFAERGVKVYASDEGDKDWKYEWLKGSDYDFELLNDGDSFSIGNITIKAWHTPGHTPEHLSYLITDGAAADEPMGVATGDFVFVGDVGRPDLLESAAGMQDVMEPSARTLYKTVEQFKSMPEYMQIWPGHGAGSACGKALGAIPESTVGYELRYNNSLKSATSEDNFVKFILEGQPEPPLYFARMKRDNKIGPALIGGLPSVKRMTLKEVGIAASKEDGVILDTRDRNDYEGGHIPGSLLSPLTKQFNTVAGSYITEDQQIYLLVEEHQLTEAVRDLYRIGLDNIAGFFTARDLLLYKEQGNELSKLDTTDFSAVEEKDADTEILDVRKASEYDESKVEGAINIAHTRLLPRFSELDKSKKYLVYCMTGGRSAVASALLKREGYDVTLIEDDFEKYKAVQPA, encoded by the coding sequence ATGTATTTCAAACAATTCTTCGACGACAAACTGGCTCAGTACGCCTACATGGTTGGATGCCAGGCAAACGGAACCGCAGTAGTGATTGATCCCATGCGCGACATTGATCAGTACATTGATCATGCTGCCGACCAGGGACTGACGATCGTTGCAGCCGCCGACACCCACATTCATGCAGACTACATCTCCGGGCTTCGCGAGTTTGCGGAAAGAGGAGTGAAGGTCTACGCATCCGACGAGGGTGATAAGGACTGGAAATATGAGTGGCTCAAAGGCAGCGATTATGACTTTGAGTTGCTGAATGATGGGGATTCATTCTCAATCGGAAACATTACCATCAAAGCGTGGCATACTCCGGGACATACTCCGGAGCATTTGAGCTACCTGATCACCGACGGCGCCGCCGCGGATGAGCCTATGGGAGTGGCAACCGGCGACTTCGTATTTGTCGGTGACGTTGGCCGCCCGGACCTTCTGGAGTCGGCCGCAGGAATGCAGGACGTTATGGAACCTTCTGCTCGTACGCTCTATAAAACCGTGGAGCAGTTCAAGAGCATGCCGGAGTATATGCAGATCTGGCCGGGTCACGGTGCAGGCAGCGCATGTGGAAAAGCACTCGGTGCTATTCCGGAGTCTACGGTCGGGTATGAGCTTCGGTACAATAACTCACTGAAGTCGGCGACCTCCGAAGACAATTTTGTGAAATTTATACTCGAAGGTCAGCCGGAGCCGCCGCTTTACTTCGCACGTATGAAACGGGATAATAAAATCGGTCCTGCCCTTATCGGTGGACTGCCTTCCGTGAAGCGCATGACCCTGAAGGAGGTCGGGATTGCAGCTTCAAAAGAGGATGGAGTGATTCTGGATACGCGTGACAGAAATGATTACGAAGGCGGCCATATCCCGGGCTCACTTTTATCACCCCTCACCAAGCAATTCAACACTGTTGCAGGCTCGTATATCACCGAAGACCAGCAAATCTATTTATTGGTTGAGGAGCATCAGCTGACCGAAGCGGTTCGTGACCTGTACAGAATCGGTCTCGACAATATTGCCGGCTTTTTTACGGCACGAGACCTTTTGCTCTATAAGGAGCAGGGAAATGAACTGTCCAAACTGGACACGACCGATTTCAGCGCGGTAGAAGAAAAAGATGCCGATACAGAGATACTTGATGTTCGAAAAGCGTCAGAGTATGATGAAAGCAAAGTGGAAGGAGCGATCAACATCGCACATACACGGCTGCTTCCAAGATTCAGTGAACTCGATAAAAGCAAAAAATACCTTGTCTATTGCATGACGGGCGGAAGGTCAGCCGTAGCGTCTGCACTTCTTAAAAGAGAAGGATATGACGTGACGCTAATCGAGGACGACTTCGAAAAATACAAGGCGGTACAGCCTGCGTAA
- a CDS encoding DUF6691 family protein — MKLSEYIKYLLIGTAFGFVLVKSEVVSWFRIQEMFRFDSIHMYGIIGLAVIVGVISVQIIKRKNMKDVYGNPITIPPKDPKQVTRYIVGGSIFGLGWALLGACPGPMFALLGSGLTIMIIPILSAIAGTYAYGMLRDKLPH; from the coding sequence ATGAAATTATCTGAATACATTAAATATCTGCTGATCGGCACCGCATTTGGCTTTGTGCTGGTTAAATCGGAAGTGGTATCCTGGTTCAGGATTCAGGAGATGTTCCGGTTCGACTCTATTCATATGTACGGGATTATTGGCCTCGCCGTCATCGTAGGGGTCATCTCAGTACAAATTATCAAGCGTAAGAACATGAAGGATGTTTATGGAAACCCGATAACGATACCGCCGAAGGATCCGAAACAGGTGACGCGCTATATCGTTGGCGGATCCATATTCGGGCTCGGATGGGCGCTTCTTGGAGCCTGCCCAGGCCCCATGTTCGCACTGCTTGGCAGCGGGCTTACCATTATGATTATCCCGATTTTATCTGCGATAGCCGGCACCTATGCATACGGCATGCTGCGCGACAAACTGCCGCATTGA
- a CDS encoding YeeE/YedE family protein: MFDFLYEPWPWYVAGPIIGLTVPILLLLGGKMFGVSANLRHVCAACNFGNVEFFNYDWKTAGKWNLTFLVGSVLGGFLGGYIFENPEPIALSMSTISDLQALGIQDFGGLVPNDLFAWEMLGTGVGLTVLVLGGFLVGFGARYAGGCTSGHAISGLSDLQLASLIAVIGFFIGGLLMTYFIYPIILG, encoded by the coding sequence ATGTTTGACTTTCTATATGAACCCTGGCCCTGGTACGTGGCCGGTCCGATTATCGGACTAACCGTACCGATTCTTCTGCTGCTGGGCGGTAAAATGTTTGGCGTGTCAGCAAACCTGCGTCACGTCTGCGCCGCGTGCAACTTCGGGAACGTGGAGTTTTTCAATTACGACTGGAAAACAGCCGGCAAATGGAACCTGACGTTTCTGGTTGGGTCCGTACTGGGAGGTTTTCTCGGTGGATATATATTTGAAAACCCCGAGCCAATCGCTCTCTCCATGAGCACGATCAGCGATCTGCAGGCGCTTGGAATACAGGATTTCGGGGGCCTGGTGCCTAATGACCTTTTTGCCTGGGAGATGCTGGGAACGGGTGTAGGGCTGACTGTACTGGTGCTGGGCGGATTCCTGGTTGGATTCGGCGCACGATACGCGGGAGGATGTACCTCCGGACACGCCATTTCGGGCCTGTCTGACCTTCAGCTCGCCTCCCTGATCGCAGTGATCGGTTTCTTTATCGGCGGATTGCTGATGACCTATTTCATCTACCCGATTATTCTGGGCTAA
- a CDS encoding NAD(P)/FAD-dependent oxidoreductase — translation MANLTTILGKQVDSEDAKPFAAHHQFLIIGGGSAGITVAAQLHKKLKHPDIAIMEPSETHYYQPMWTFSGAGVIGKENSQKPMEQVIPDKTAWIRDYATAFEPERNIVITGSGAQYSYDYLIVAPGIQVDWDAIPGLAEGLGSNQICSIYSYRNLNYVKECIDNTKSGTALFTQPGTKFKCGGAPQKIMYLASDTWKKAGILNDIDVRFTTAGTVIFGVTEIAEALQPVLKRYGITTHFTHNLKEIKADEKIAVYDILKDGKPVDEKEISFDMIHVTPPMSAPEFIKKSPIADAEGWVDVDKYSLQHNRYPNIFSLGDAGSTPNAKTGAAVRKQSKVVTGNLVSLIQKGEIDPSLRYDGYGSCPLITGFNKLILAEFDYDNNMTPSFPINQAKERWSMYHMKKDLLPKMYWYGMLRGRA, via the coding sequence ATGGCAAATTTAACAACGATTTTAGGAAAACAAGTAGATTCAGAAGACGCAAAACCATTTGCTGCACACCATCAGTTTCTGATTATCGGCGGCGGCTCGGCGGGGATAACCGTTGCTGCCCAGCTGCACAAAAAGCTGAAGCACCCTGACATTGCGATCATGGAACCATCAGAAACACATTATTATCAGCCGATGTGGACGTTTTCGGGAGCAGGAGTGATCGGGAAAGAAAACTCTCAAAAACCAATGGAGCAGGTGATCCCCGATAAAACCGCCTGGATAAGGGATTATGCAACTGCATTTGAGCCGGAACGAAACATCGTCATCACGGGATCAGGCGCGCAGTACTCCTACGACTACCTGATTGTTGCACCTGGTATCCAGGTTGACTGGGACGCCATTCCCGGCCTCGCGGAAGGGCTTGGCAGCAACCAGATTTGCAGCATCTACTCCTACAGAAATCTAAACTATGTGAAAGAGTGTATTGACAACACAAAGAGCGGAACGGCACTTTTTACCCAACCGGGAACCAAGTTCAAGTGCGGTGGTGCTCCACAGAAAATTATGTATCTGGCGAGCGATACCTGGAAAAAGGCAGGCATTCTTAATGATATTGATGTGCGGTTTACAACAGCAGGAACGGTGATTTTCGGGGTTACGGAGATAGCTGAAGCATTGCAGCCGGTGCTTAAACGGTACGGTATAACCACACATTTCACACACAATCTGAAGGAGATTAAAGCGGATGAAAAAATAGCCGTTTATGACATTCTGAAAGACGGTAAGCCGGTGGATGAAAAGGAGATTTCTTTTGATATGATTCATGTAACGCCGCCAATGAGTGCGCCTGAATTTATCAAGAAGAGCCCCATTGCAGACGCTGAAGGATGGGTGGATGTTGATAAGTATTCGCTTCAGCATAATCGCTATCCCAATATCTTCAGCCTGGGAGACGCCGGAAGCACGCCCAATGCAAAAACCGGAGCCGCAGTACGAAAGCAATCGAAGGTGGTTACAGGAAATCTGGTCTCGCTGATCCAAAAGGGTGAAATTGATCCGTCACTTAGATATGACGGTTACGGCTCCTGTCCACTTATCACAGGCTTTAATAAACTGATTCTGGCGGAATTTGATTATGACAATAATATGACACCTTCATTTCCGATCAACCAGGCCAAAGAAAGATGGAGCATGTATCACATGAAAAAAGACCTGCTTCCCAAAATGTACTGGTACGGAATGCTGAGGGGCAGGGCATAG
- a CDS encoding GntR family transcriptional regulator yields MKKDDMLKKGVPRHSQISQWIRSQIEEGVFEPEEKLPSENELAKKFDVSRVTIRRALQSLESDEVIYRCQGLGSFVSDKRTPHNLVRLTDFNEDMAKAGLKASSKVHEFRVIEAPSWLLAPLQIEKGTKVMQIDRLRLGDGDPVAFDSTWLPILYGQLLSDEKLRKSTIYKILEEEYDIEVIRGTYRFSADIADEVLSKELNIEAGSPLLVIERSTFTMGNKPVYFQRRYYRTDKVMYEMTLERSQGAEGSFENMPLKEFVPVFNP; encoded by the coding sequence ATGAAAAAAGATGACATGCTGAAAAAAGGAGTACCACGCCACAGTCAGATATCCCAGTGGATTCGCAGCCAGATTGAGGAGGGTGTATTTGAGCCGGAAGAGAAACTGCCATCTGAAAACGAACTGGCAAAAAAATTTGATGTAAGCCGCGTCACCATCCGCAGAGCGCTTCAGTCGCTTGAAAGCGACGAGGTGATCTACAGATGCCAAGGGCTTGGTTCTTTTGTCAGCGACAAGCGTACTCCGCACAACCTCGTGCGCCTTACCGATTTTAATGAAGACATGGCAAAGGCAGGGCTGAAAGCTTCATCAAAAGTTCATGAATTTCGCGTAATTGAAGCTCCCTCCTGGCTGCTTGCCCCGCTTCAGATAGAGAAGGGCACCAAAGTAATGCAGATCGACCGCCTCAGGCTGGGCGACGGTGACCCTGTTGCATTCGATAGTACATGGCTCCCCATTCTTTACGGCCAGCTTCTGTCTGATGAAAAGCTGCGCAAATCAACCATTTATAAAATATTGGAAGAGGAGTATGATATTGAGGTGATCCGCGGAACCTATCGCTTTTCTGCAGATATTGCCGATGAAGTACTCTCAAAAGAGCTGAATATTGAAGCCGGCTCACCGCTACTGGTGATAGAGCGGTCTACATTTACCATGGGCAATAAGCCGGTCTATTTTCAGCGCCGCTACTACAGAACAGACAAGGTGATGTATGAAATGACCCTTGAACGATCTCAGGGTGCTGAAGGGAGCTTTGAAAACATGCCCCTTAAAGAGTTTGTACCTGTTTTTAATCCTTAA
- a CDS encoding DsrE family protein — MKLILLLFALTANFIPQIDRSDSGLFVVVTSADAETQMMAMVLATQSINQDVNVRILLCSEAGELAVKNSESPMFAPPNRSPKQLLSGLIERGAVVEVCGIFLPNREYTSEDLIDGVGTASPPEVAEYMRGEGIRYFTF, encoded by the coding sequence ATGAAACTCATTCTTCTTCTTTTTGCACTTACAGCCAATTTCATACCTCAAATTGACAGATCCGATTCAGGACTCTTCGTTGTTGTTACCTCAGCCGATGCGGAAACCCAGATGATGGCGATGGTACTTGCCACGCAATCCATCAATCAGGATGTAAACGTGCGCATTCTCTTATGCAGCGAAGCCGGTGAACTGGCTGTCAAAAACAGTGAATCACCCATGTTCGCCCCTCCAAACCGTTCTCCCAAACAGCTTCTGTCCGGCCTGATTGAGCGCGGGGCCGTTGTGGAAGTTTGCGGTATTTTTCTGCCTAACCGGGAGTACACCAGCGAAGATCTTATAGACGGTGTGGGCACCGCCAGTCCCCCGGAAGTTGCAGAGTATATGCGGGGTGAAGGAATCAGATACTTTACATTTTGA
- a CDS encoding YgaP family membrane protein, whose amino-acid sequence MKKNMGNLDRTLRVMVAIVIAILYFTGTISGTLAIILGVVSVAFILTSMVGTCPVYLPFGLSTVKNDRSD is encoded by the coding sequence ATGAAAAAAAACATGGGCAACCTCGACCGAACCCTCAGAGTCATGGTAGCAATTGTTATTGCCATTCTCTATTTCACAGGAACCATCTCAGGAACCCTTGCAATTATTCTGGGTGTCGTATCGGTGGCTTTTATACTGACCAGCATGGTGGGCACCTGTCCCGTCTATCTTCCTTTTGGCCTTTCTACCGTCAAAAATGACCGTTCTGATTAG
- a CDS encoding NAD(P)/FAD-dependent oxidoreductase, which translates to MTDYPRKKLIIAGGGHASLPLIKMGRYWKGKNLSVTLVSAENYLVYSGALPQYLGGFYKWEETAINLEELCSRYGVEFIRARVGSVNRQKNTIGIDAGNELSFDYLLINVGVKTSGYSSGDKIYPVKPMSALIDLKKKLESGDCRKLMILGGGAAGTEIALNLSHPNCTYRPAITIIEKENSLLSGFPQKASINAEHILRNRGVEVLTGNTFKKSDTEPFDAVIMATGNEPESVNISHNFKTGSGNRLLTDRTLLVTGSDCIFAAGDTADVDGADFSQIGVHAVKQGKTLRANIESLLDRKPLNKYSPYSINPLIISDGPDRAIFTAAGLSVTGRAPAVMKYVLDMKWLEKYTMEPENRRPVYMLLKDGMDRSSD; encoded by the coding sequence ATGACTGACTACCCCCGTAAAAAACTGATCATTGCAGGCGGGGGACATGCATCGCTGCCGTTAATTAAAATGGGGCGGTACTGGAAGGGGAAAAACCTGTCTGTCACTCTGGTATCTGCTGAAAATTACCTTGTGTATTCCGGCGCCCTTCCCCAGTACCTGGGCGGCTTTTACAAATGGGAGGAGACAGCCATCAATCTCGAAGAGCTCTGCAGCCGATATGGTGTGGAGTTTATCAGGGCACGGGTGGGTTCAGTGAACCGCCAAAAAAACACTATCGGGATTGATGCGGGTAATGAACTTTCGTTTGATTATCTGCTGATTAACGTAGGTGTAAAAACGTCGGGTTACTCAAGCGGTGATAAGATCTACCCCGTAAAACCGATGTCTGCACTGATTGACCTCAAAAAAAAGCTTGAATCCGGCGACTGCAGAAAACTGATGATTCTTGGCGGGGGAGCTGCCGGAACGGAGATTGCCCTGAACCTGTCGCATCCAAACTGCACGTATCGCCCTGCTATTACGATTATTGAAAAAGAGAATAGCCTGCTGAGCGGTTTTCCTCAAAAGGCATCTATCAATGCGGAGCACATCCTGAGAAACCGCGGCGTTGAGGTTCTTACAGGGAATACATTCAAAAAAAGTGACACAGAACCATTTGATGCGGTAATTATGGCAACCGGAAATGAGCCGGAGAGCGTGAATATCAGCCATAATTTTAAAACGGGGTCCGGCAACCGGCTTCTTACTGACAGAACATTGCTGGTTACGGGATCAGACTGCATTTTTGCAGCCGGTGACACCGCTGATGTTGACGGTGCGGACTTCTCACAGATTGGCGTACATGCAGTGAAACAGGGAAAAACACTCCGCGCCAACATTGAGTCGCTGCTTGACCGAAAACCGCTGAACAAATACTCTCCGTACTCTATTAATCCGCTTATTATTTCGGATGGCCCCGATCGCGCAATTTTCACTGCGGCTGGTCTTTCCGTAACGGGTCGTGCGCCGGCAGTAATGAAATATGTACTCGACATGAAATGGCTCGAAAAATATACAATGGAACCGGAAAACCGCCGCCCTGTCTACATGCTCTTAAAAGACGGTATGGACAGATCCTCCGATTGA
- the yajC gene encoding preprotein translocase subunit YajC — MQISTIYFLMGNPEGGGDGAIINLLFLGALFFVFYFFIIRPQSKRQKEVQKKVSEMKKGDKAVTSGGMIGIVNTIDEETVLLEIDSGVKARFQKGSITDVNPGKNK, encoded by the coding sequence ATGCAAATTTCCACTATTTATTTCCTGATGGGCAACCCGGAGGGCGGCGGTGACGGTGCCATCATTAATCTGCTTTTTCTTGGAGCCCTCTTTTTTGTCTTTTACTTCTTCATCATTCGTCCGCAGAGCAAGCGTCAGAAAGAGGTGCAGAAGAAAGTGAGCGAAATGAAAAAGGGAGACAAGGCAGTTACCTCCGGCGGCATGATCGGTATTGTGAACACCATAGACGAAGAGACTGTTCTACTGGAGATCGACAGCGGCGTCAAAGCCCGTTTTCAGAAAGGGTCCATTACGGATGTAAATCCCGGAAAGAACAAGTGA